Part of the Aquimarina sp. MAR_2010_214 genome is shown below.
TAGGTTTATTAAAGTTTAATGCTTCAACCACCGGTAATCCAAATCCTTCTCTGGAAGAAGGAAACACAAAAGCAAAACAATTAGTAAACAGTTCTACTTTTGTTTCTTCGGATACAATACCTTTCAAAAAAACTCTTTCCTCAAGGTTATTTTCTTGAATTAAATTTTCTAAATGTAAAACATAATCACTACTACCTTTTCCTGCAAGAACAAGTTTAAATCTTTCTGGAATATGATTCATCATCAAAATAAGTTTCTCCAGATTTTTGTATGGTCTCATTTCCGTAATGCAAAAAAGATAATCATCTGTATTCTCATCAGGGTTAACTAACGAAATTTCTTTTAAGGAATTACCATTATATATTACTTTTTGTGTTTTTGATGCAGCAACATCAAAATGTTTATTCACTTCATCTTTAGTAAAGTTTGACACAAAAACAAGTACTTGAGCTCTATCTATTTTTTTTTGAATAAAATCCTTAGTTTTTTGATCTACAGCATCTTCATAAATAAAATTAATATCATGAATAGTTAAAACATATGGGATCTTTTTATTTAAAGGCTCAATTTTACTTAGCTGATTGGTAGAATGAAATATATAGTTACGACCAAAGATACCCAACTGGCGATGTATTGAATAATAGTATTTTACAAAAATATTCTTTTGATTAAATATCGATTTATAACGTCCTTTTTTAGGAGTATAAAAAACATAATTTATATCAGTATCAATAGATGAAAAAGCTTTAGACAAATGATATGAAAATTGTCCAAAGCCTTTATTTAGATTTTTCAAGTAATGAAAATCTACAAATACTCTTTTATTTTTCACCTTTTTATAAATTTAGAATTCTGTTTATCCAATTATCTACCAGGTACTTTTGATAGATCTCACTTGGTATTTCTTCATATTCATTCTTAAAAAAAGAGTTAGGAATTTGAATATTATTTTTATCTATTATTAAGATATTATTTGGGTTATAAAAATCATAGTTAGCAATAGCTGCGTTAGTAGTTATTAACTTTTTGCTATTCCCTAAACTTTCAAAAACTCTAAACGATAGTCCATCCTGTCCTTCTCTATGAATATCTAATAATACGTTAGAATGAGCTACTAATTCATTTACATCTTTCATATTTATCCTTTCTGTAACGTACGCTACACTACTCTTGGATTCAATTTTCTTTTTTCCGAAACTGATAATTTTATATGATATCCCTAAATCATCTAATTTTAATGCTATATCATCTATAAGTTTAGATCTCTTACTAAACGTGCTTATATTAAAAACTTCTTGTTCTATCGACAAGTTCTTTTTGTTTTCTTTAAAAATATAATTTGTCGCAAATTTAAAATTATGCTTTTTTGAATCATTAGGTTCAAAAGTATATACCTCATCAAAAAAAGGAGCTACTAATAATATTTTTGGTATTCTTTCTATATTATCATTAAAGAACGCTGTCAAATCCCCTGTAAATGACCTTATATTCTTAATAATCTGAGGAAGTAAAAAATTAGCGTTAAGCATCAGGATTTTATCTTGTTTTCCAATTTCACCCAATCGCTTAAGAATTTCTTTATTTAAGTGATTCTTTTTTATATCATATTTAAAAAAGGTTTTCCCAACAAAATTAAAAATTCGGTGAAAAACTGTAGGATACTGATACCTAAAAGTATGAAAGTTTATATGATTAACTTCATATCCCTGCTTTTTTAGACTCTTGGCAATTTCATCGTTAATCCCCAAAACATCTAGACTAATCAGTGTTATTTTCATGTTTTAAATAATAATAGAGACAAACTTACTAAAAGTAAAGAATCATATTGCTAAAAAAATAATTTTTAAAATTAATACATTTGTCAACATTATGTTAAATTCACTATAATGAACTATCTATTTATTATTTTACCTATTGTGCTACTAGGAATTGCATCTCCCAAACTTATCAAACTTATCAAACATAAGTCATTATATCCTTTCATGCCTTACAAATATAATTTTAGGAGAAGACGTATAACTTTTTCTAAAACACTACAGCTCTTAAATGAACGAAACGCTAAAATACTGGTAGAGACAGGAACTTCGAGAAATGGTCTAAAAGCTACTAAAACTGATGGTGGTGCAACAATCGTTTTTGGTAAATGGGCAAAGGAAAATGATGCTAAGTTACATTCTGTAGATATTAGTGAAAATTCGGTTAAAGGAGCACAAGAAGCAGTACAAGAAGAAAGTTTACAAGATAGTACAACGGTATATCTTGGGGATTCTCTAGACTTCTTAAAGAATTTCAACGACTCTATTGACTTTTTATATCTAGATAGTTATGATTATTCAAAAACCGATATAGAAGTTCAAAAGAAAAGTCAGGAGCATCACTTACAAGAGTTTATTCTGGCTGAAAATAAATTACATGATAAATCTATCGTTTTAATAGATGATTGTAGGCTTCCTGGAGGTGGTAAAGGAAAAACAGTTGTAGAATATATGCTAAAAAAAGATTGGAAAATTTTAATTAATGCTTATCAAATTTTATTAGTGAAAAAGTAGCACTTTCTATACTATTTTTTTCTAATAACTTGAACTTCTTTTATTTTAAAATCATGATGACATAGATATAGGTTAAATAACCGTTCGGCTAAAAAACCAAAGACCCTTGGTTCTATTCCTATACCTGATTTAATTATTCTTTGTTCGACTTCAAATAAAATACGCATTAACCATGTCATATATTGATCATAAATAACCTTTGAGGTAATCATCATCGAATAAAAATATCCTTTCTTTTTATTAAAAACCTGAGTCATACTTGTTACATAATCAGGGTATAACTCGTGTATAATCTCAATAGCTAATTTTAAATTTTCTTCTTTATGATTCTCTATATATTGATTATACATTGTTTTTTTTAACGGTCGCTTTTTGGGAAGAATAAAATCATAATCTTTCAAAAGTTTTTCTATTTTTTTATTATGCCTCTGGCTACATACTTTTTCTAAACTATATCTATTTTTATATTTTTTGACTCTTTTTATATGTGAAAAAGTAAATGCATCTATAAAATTGAAATAACGACGATAATGACATATACCTATATAATCAATATGTTTAACATTTTTCCAAATCCAGTACATTGCAGTGATTTCACAATAATTAGGATTCTTTTCTGCTATATGGTTTTCGATATCATCTTGTAGAAAATTATCAGGAATATTCTCTTTTCTATTTCCTACCAATATAGGCTGAAATAAGTCATTAGTTGGTAATGCTAAACTTTTATGAGTAACGGTGTAAATATTTATTTGCATTTAAAAACCTATTATAATAATTATTTGCATAATTGCTTCTTTTAAAAACAATCCATTTATAATTTTATTTCGAACTTCTTTTTTATTTTTTTATTGTATCACTTGGCATACCAACTAAATTACTTGCACCCATTATTTTGACACTGTTTCAATTTCAAATCTTTATTATCTTAAAATATCAAAATCATACAAACAACATTTATTGTAGTTTCCTAAAAATCAACACACAAGGAGCATGTAAAAATCTCACTAAACAAAAACAACACATAATCTGTTGTTTTTTTAAGCAATTATAAAATAAAATACGTGATAACAATTAACAAATATATAGCATATTTTGATTATGCAGAATAATAACTTGAGGAAAATCTACTAAAAAAACATGAAATCATACAACTACTTCTTTTCTATTGTTTTTGTTGTATAGAACTACATTTTTCTAGTTTCATTTTAATTCTGACAAAAAAACAACAGCCCCTCTTTTTATCCAAATCACTACTTAAATATTTTCTATAAATAATCCTTGAAGCAAGTCCACAAAACATTCAACGGAAAAAAGTTTATTTTTAGTTTAATGAAAACCTTAGATTTTCAAACTCTCCTCTTCTTACAAGGTAGCCGCTTTTAGGTTAGTATAATGAAAAATAACACTTCTGAAAAGGATATAATGATAGTGATAAAGTTTCTTTTTTGCTTCTTTTTCCTTACTGGGAAATTAACTTTTTTTTAACGTAATACTATCGTAACAAAACAACTCTTCAGTACATTATTATGTGTAAAAGGGAACTATTCTTTTTATAATTTTTTATTTAATCTTAAAACCTAATTATTATGAAAAATTTATTTTTTGCCTTTTTGGCATTACTTATTGTTTCTTGTTCTCAAGATCAAAATTTCGAAAGTGATCTTACAGATCAATCTTTAAAAAAAGAAACTTCATTACTAACATTTAAAGACTGGGATCATTTCTATGAAGAATATAATTCTATATCATATTTAAATCAAGATGAATTAACATCTTGGGTTTCTAAAAAACACCATAATGCACTATTAAATTCGTTCAATGATTCAGACGAATATAGCATTGAAAAAGAAACCGACATAAACACGTTGACTAATGGATTATTAGCTATTCTAAATGAAAATCAAGAATTTAAAGTTGGAGAAAACATTATTTATTTTAAAAACGGAAAATTTTATGAAATTTCTAAGAAAAAAATTATTAGAAATTCTGAATGGAAAAATAATTTATCTAATCTAAAAAAAATTGGAGAAGCTAATATTGAGCTAGCAAACAGTCAGAAAGAAAATAAAACATTTTCTTTTAATGCTGGAAATGGTACCATTAAAATAGAAGCACATGATTTCAGACGGCAAGTTTGGAAAAATTGTAGTAGTGGTGCATTAATTAATGGTACTTGTTGCACTACAAGGTACACTAACAGTCTTATCAACAGAAGTTTTAATTTAGGTGGTTCACATAATATTATAAGTGAACTTTATTTTGATGTAAACATGGGATATCATTATAAAGGTAAATGGAGAAAATCTGGAGAACATAGAAATATTACTGTTAATTTATCTACAAATGGTAAACTTCTTTTTGATAATGGTTATCCTACCGGTCCAAACAATAATTTTAACAAAAATGTTTCTAGAAATCTTCCTTGTAAAACTTCGGATCAAAGAATTTTACTTGGAAATGCATCTTATTCTGTTGCTTTAGGAGGTTATGGTGTTTGGCATGTGAATATCGAAGGCACAACAACACAACATGTTAATGGAGATGTTTCTTCAAATAAGTGGACTAATTACATTAATTGGACTAGATAGTTATCACTGTCAAATTTTATAAGAGAGACTGTCTGAAAAGGCAGTCTCTCTTAGTTTTGGAGCTCCTACCTTTACTTATACATTTTTTCAAGATAGTTTATTATGCCTTAATAAATATTATAGAAAAATGAAGAAAGGCAAAGGTAATCAGATTTAAAAAACCTACTCAGTTTACAAGGAGTAACATATCGTAAAAGAAGATGTTGGGATGTATGAAAACATAAAGCAAAACATGAACTTCAAACGCTTTATGTTAAGAGGAATTCAAAAATAGAAACAGAAATAAGGTTAATTACTATATCATACAACCTCAAAAAAGTGAAATAGGTAAAGAACACTAAAAGGTCTTAAAAAGTAAAAATCAAAAGAAAAAGATCCCCTAAATACTTTTTAGACAACTTCTTTTGTATTTTGCGACATTAAAAAATTATCTAATGCCAGATCAAATTACAGAAATCCAAAATGCAATTAATACATTAAAAAAAGGAGGAATCATCCTCTATCCTACCGATACAATTTGGGGTAT
Proteins encoded:
- a CDS encoding glycosyltransferase family 1 protein: MKNKRVFVDFHYLKNLNKGFGQFSYHLSKAFSSIDTDINYVFYTPKKGRYKSIFNQKNIFVKYYYSIHRQLGIFGRNYIFHSTNQLSKIEPLNKKIPYVLTIHDINFIYEDAVDQKTKDFIQKKIDRAQVLVFVSNFTKDEVNKHFDVAASKTQKVIYNGNSLKEISLVNPDENTDDYLFCITEMRPYKNLEKLILMMNHIPERFKLVLAGKGSSDYVLHLENLIQENNLEERVFLKGIVSEETKVELFTNCFAFVFPSSREGFGLPVVEALNFNKPIFLYNKTSLPEIGGEACFYWEELEPEYMANMFLTKITYFESNRLIMEEKIKTQLEKFSWQTAALEYNKIYKSLM
- a CDS encoding DUF4422 domain-containing protein, translating into MQINIYTVTHKSLALPTNDLFQPILVGNRKENIPDNFLQDDIENHIAEKNPNYCEITAMYWIWKNVKHIDYIGICHYRRYFNFIDAFTFSHIKRVKKYKNRYSLEKVCSQRHNKKIEKLLKDYDFILPKKRPLKKTMYNQYIENHKEENLKLAIEIIHELYPDYVTSMTQVFNKKKGYFYSMMITSKVIYDQYMTWLMRILFEVEQRIIKSGIGIEPRVFGFLAERLFNLYLCHHDFKIKEVQVIRKK
- a CDS encoding class I SAM-dependent methyltransferase; the protein is MNYLFIILPIVLLGIASPKLIKLIKHKSLYPFMPYKYNFRRRRITFSKTLQLLNERNAKILVETGTSRNGLKATKTDGGATIVFGKWAKENDAKLHSVDISENSVKGAQEAVQEESLQDSTTVYLGDSLDFLKNFNDSIDFLYLDSYDYSKTDIEVQKKSQEHHLQEFILAENKLHDKSIVLIDDCRLPGGGKGKTVVEYMLKKDWKILINAYQILLVKK